A region of Panicum virgatum strain AP13 chromosome 8N, P.virgatum_v5, whole genome shotgun sequence DNA encodes the following proteins:
- the LOC120685690 gene encoding uncharacterized protein LOC120685690 produces MDPPPPPPLPDDVLAGILRRLAPRGLAASRCVCRAWRRVVDDRRLLRADLLPRSLGGIFLNLNGLWFTQFLARPTMGAAVSGRLDYTVPGDPDPDRLPVIYVRDHCNGLLVLDHCVVNPATRQWVLLPPRPEDLPQPPPPGMHACTDEYLVFNPTLSPDFELFIVPSVCEVDNQCEESEWPPSTLILSVFSSKTGSWEEKAFCRHGEAAGLLPGMRSVRSFLDHQCGYWREALYICCSNCFVMRISLSDNTYRVIRLPIEDGEFYLGKSIKGIYCASLVQGGQLQIWFLKDHCGHDQTEWVLKHDRDIFPILPNLNYDEQCDGPWILQEFYYWRHEQHSDEDTDVEDTEPIVEEKMEEKFLWDSDNDNVLEPGTRSNDSYIVFLGFHPYKEVVFLSDKFDRVLAYNWSSSKLHDLGKVFPKFYIERDLQFHHRLVKASFPYTPCWLGELPEKLNSQAHQIED; encoded by the exons atggacccgccgccgccgccgccgctgcccgacGACGTGCTCGCGggcatcctccgccgcctcgcgccccgCGGCCTCGCCGCGTCCCGCTGCGTCTGCCGGGCGTGGCGCCGCGTCGTCGACGACCGCCGCCTGCTGCGCGCCGACCTCCTCCCGCGCTCGCTGGGCGGCATCTTCCTCAACCTGAACGGTCTGTGGTTCACGCAGTTCCTCGCTCGCCCCACCATGGGCGCCGCCGTCTCCGGCCGGCTCGACTACACGGTGCCCGGCGACCCCGACCCCGACCGCCTCCCCGTCATCTACGTCCGCGACCACTGCAACGGCCTCCTCGTGCTCGATCACTGCGTGGTCAATCCAGCGACGCGGCAGTGGGTGCTCTTGCCCCCGCGCCCGGAGGACCTGCCCCAACCCCCACCTCCGGGCATGCATGCTTGCACAGACGAGTACCTCGTGTTCAACCCCACCCTGTCGCCCGACTTCGAGTTGTTCATAGTACCAAGTGTATGCGAGGTCGACAACCAATGTGAGGAATCTGAATGGCCGCCGTCCACACTGATCCTATCTGTGTTTTCATCAAAGACCGGTTCCTGGGAGGAGAAGGCATTTTGTCGGCATGGGGAGGCTGCAGGATTGTTACCTGGCATGCGGTCAGTAAGATCATTTTTGGATCATCAGTGTGGCTACTGGCGAGAAGCACTCTATATATGCTGCTCCAACTGTTTTGTTATGAG GATATCACTGTCAGACAACACGTATCGAGTAATTAGATTGCCCATAGAAGATGGAGAATTTTATCTAGGTAAATCAATCAAGGGGATATATTGTGCATCATTAGTCCAGGGGGGCCAACTTCAGATTTGGTTCCTTAAAGACCATTGTGGTCATGATCAGACGGAGTGGGTGTTGAAGCATGATAGAGACATTTTCCCCATCCTGCCAAATCTGAACTATGATGAACAATGTGATGGGCCTTGGATCTTACAAGAATTTTACTATTGGCGACATGAACAACATTCTGATGAAGATACCGATGTGGAGGACACCGAACCAATTGTGGAAGAGAAAATGGAAGAGAAATTTTTGTGGGACTCTGACAATGATAATGTTCTCGAACCAGGGACTAGGAGCAATGATTCTTACATTGTTTTCCTTGGATTTCATCCTTACAAAGAGGTTGTGTTCTTGAGTGATAAATTTGACAGAGTGTTAGCCTATAATTGGAGTAGCTCAAAGCTTCATGATTTGGGCAAGGTTTTCCCAAAATTCTATATTGAACGTGACCTTCAATTCCACCATCGATTAGTAAAGGCATCTTTCCCATACACTCCCTGCTGGTTGGGGGAGCTTCCTGAAAAACTAAATTCTCAAGCTCACCAGATTGAAGATTAG